A window of the Pedobacter frigiditerrae genome harbors these coding sequences:
- a CDS encoding S41 family peptidase — protein sequence MKKSTRFNILIALTYSVTLIGGMFLGYKFLKDQGFQINRDARLATTEAQKVEDIIHIINKNYVDDVNADSLHHLPIDSLLHQLDPHSMYLPATKAFELEEALEGNFEGIGVEYYILNDTLLVTNVLKDGPAFFAGVKQGDKILRVDSAYVSGKSLPRSEMIGKIKGRRGTSVLISFLRPGNTVPTLLNIKRGKVDVSSIDAAYMLNNETAYVRISKFGANTDNDFIETVRSLKTKGMKKLVLDLRDNGGGYVTAATGLANQFLPENKLIVYTEGKHEPRTDYYTTGGGEFEQGKLAVLINENSASASEIFAGAIQDLDRGIIIGRRSFGKGLVQEQFAFDDGSALNLTIARYYTPLGRSIQKSYKKGYVAYQHELEDRYKDGELTAMNTKTRDSLQKTFIYTTQSGKRVYGGGGIQPDVYVKLDTLGYNKFYGTLVDKKVLIDFVFDVLADRYTSTYLAQSLNTFSINDTDYKDLLKYIQAKNINIDVKQLIASKPLIYNDLKLMLCKYHLGYAGYYKAHNLTDNVVKQALVSLQ from the coding sequence ATGAAAAAAAGTACTCGTTTTAATATCCTTATCGCCTTAACCTATTCAGTTACCTTAATAGGTGGTATGTTTTTGGGTTATAAATTTTTAAAAGACCAAGGATTTCAGATTAATCGAGATGCTCGTTTAGCAACTACAGAAGCTCAAAAAGTCGAAGACATTATCCACATCATTAATAAAAATTATGTTGATGATGTAAATGCAGATAGCCTTCATCATCTTCCTATAGATAGTTTGTTGCATCAACTAGACCCACATAGCATGTATTTACCTGCAACAAAGGCTTTCGAATTAGAAGAGGCTTTAGAAGGTAATTTTGAGGGAATTGGCGTTGAATATTATATCCTTAACGATACCTTGCTGGTTACCAATGTACTTAAAGACGGTCCGGCATTTTTTGCTGGAGTTAAGCAGGGCGATAAAATTTTAAGAGTAGATAGTGCTTATGTGAGTGGAAAATCTTTACCTCGTTCAGAAATGATAGGTAAGATTAAAGGTAGAAGGGGAACTTCGGTATTGATTTCTTTTTTACGTCCTGGCAATACTGTCCCAACTCTATTAAATATCAAAAGAGGAAAGGTTGATGTAAGTAGTATTGATGCAGCTTATATGCTCAATAATGAAACTGCCTATGTTCGTATCAGTAAATTTGGCGCTAATACGGATAATGATTTCATAGAAACCGTTCGTTCGCTTAAAACCAAGGGGATGAAGAAATTGGTTTTAGATCTAAGGGATAATGGTGGTGGTTATGTAACTGCTGCAACCGGATTAGCTAATCAATTTTTGCCGGAAAATAAACTGATTGTTTATACAGAAGGTAAACACGAGCCTCGTACAGATTATTACACCACAGGTGGAGGTGAGTTTGAACAAGGTAAATTAGCAGTGCTGATAAATGAAAACTCGGCTTCGGCGAGTGAGATTTTCGCAGGGGCGATACAAGATTTAGATAGGGGAATTATTATTGGTAGGCGTTCTTTCGGGAAGGGTTTGGTACAAGAGCAATTTGCATTTGATGATGGTTCTGCACTAAACCTAACCATTGCCAGATATTATACGCCACTGGGTAGAAGTATCCAGAAATCTTACAAAAAAGGTTATGTAGCCTATCAGCATGAGCTGGAAGATAGGTATAAGGATGGAGAACTAACCGCGATGAATACCAAAACTAGAGATAGCCTTCAGAAAACATTTATTTATACTACGCAAAGCGGAAAAAGAGTTTATGGTGGTGGAGGCATTCAGCCTGATGTTTATGTGAAGTTAGATACACTAGGTTACAATAAATTTTATGGAACATTGGTGGATAAAAAAGTATTGATAGATTTCGTTTTTGATGTTTTGGCTGATAGATATACTTCTACTTACTTGGCACAATCGCTTAATACTTTTAGCATAAACGATACAGATTACAAAGATTTACTGAAATACATACAGGCAAAAAACATCAATATTGATGTGAAACAACTAATCGCATCTAAGCCCTTAATTTATAATGATTTGAAGTTGATGCTTTGCAAATATCATTTAGGTTATGCTGGGTACTACAAAGCACACAACTTAACGGATAATGTGGTAAAACAGGCTTTGGTTAGTTTGCAATAG
- a CDS encoding Bax inhibitor-1/YccA family protein — protein MEQQNYNYNSDSVFVQEGSVSKKFFANVFLWMFIALGITTLAAYLFASSPELMQYIRKTDEVTGRNSMTILGWIATLAPLGLIFAMGSGLNRFSYATILGAFLLFSFLLGISMSSILFRYEITSVYTCFIAAAGIFGIMAFLGYTTDVDLSKFGPILMVGLVGLIIASVINMIIGSSTLHYILSFVGIAIFTALTAYDVQKIKRIGLGIEENGGQIAAADTKKLVLMAALSLYLDFINIFIYLLQIFGSRK, from the coding sequence ATGGAACAACAAAATTATAATTATAACAGTGATAGTGTTTTTGTACAGGAAGGTTCTGTATCCAAGAAATTCTTTGCTAATGTATTTCTTTGGATGTTTATTGCTTTAGGCATAACTACATTAGCAGCTTATCTTTTTGCGTCTAGTCCAGAATTGATGCAATATATTAGAAAAACTGATGAAGTTACTGGAAGAAACAGTATGACTATTTTAGGCTGGATAGCTACTTTAGCCCCATTGGGACTAATTTTTGCAATGGGAAGTGGGCTTAATCGATTTTCTTATGCAACTATTTTAGGAGCTTTCTTATTATTTTCTTTCTTGTTAGGAATCAGTATGAGTTCTATTCTATTTAGATATGAAATTACTTCAGTTTACACCTGCTTTATCGCTGCTGCTGGTATTTTTGGGATCATGGCGTTTTTGGGCTATACTACAGATGTTGATTTAAGTAAATTCGGCCCAATTTTAATGGTTGGCTTAGTAGGTCTAATTATTGCCTCTGTAATCAATATGATTATTGGAAGCTCTACTTTACATTACATATTAAGCTTTGTGGGAATTGCCATTTTTACAGCATTAACGGCCTATGATGTTCAAAAAATTAAGAGGATTGGCCTAGGCATTGAGGAAAATGGCGGACAAATTGCAGCGGCCGACACAAAAAAATTGGTTTTAATGGCTGCATTGTCGTTATACTTGGACTTTATCAACATCTTCATTTATCTATTACAGATTTTCGGAAGCAGAAAGTAA
- a CDS encoding J domain-containing protein: MSTFYDILGIPSNASKEQIKTAYRKLSIKFHPDKNDGDAYFSQMFQQINEAYTILFDEEERRKYDLNLSEQSELKKHSERLKKLEEELAYKNQLLKEKRNSFVNNPISNIEKTSKKTEKAFSLKIKHVKYFLWVIIIGFIIAIGMKSNRLKKSTPKVLTYSKKSKKTKHKSKQPINNIKPNEEQVVVTSSENVDSLPTSDVPAVVQFPTDTSDKRPK; this comes from the coding sequence ATGAGTACATTCTACGATATCTTAGGGATTCCATCAAATGCAAGTAAAGAGCAGATTAAGACCGCTTATCGAAAGCTTTCAATAAAATTCCACCCCGACAAGAATGATGGGGATGCTTATTTTTCGCAAATGTTTCAACAGATTAACGAAGCCTATACGATTCTTTTCGATGAGGAGGAGCGACGAAAATATGATTTAAACCTTAGTGAACAGTCAGAGTTAAAAAAGCATTCCGAGAGGCTTAAAAAGCTTGAGGAAGAATTGGCATATAAAAACCAGTTGCTAAAAGAAAAGAGAAATAGTTTTGTTAATAACCCTATTTCAAATATTGAAAAGACCTCAAAAAAGACTGAAAAAGCCTTTTCTTTGAAGATTAAACACGTAAAATATTTTCTTTGGGTAATAATCATAGGATTTATTATCGCAATTGGTATGAAGAGTAATCGTTTGAAAAAATCAACACCGAAGGTTTTAACTTATAGTAAGAAAAGCAAGAAGACAAAGCATAAGAGTAAACAACCTATAAATAATATTAAGCCTAATGAGGAACAAGTTGTTGTCACATCATCTGAAAATGTTGATAGCCTGCCAACTTCAGACGTTCCAGCAGTCGTTCAATTTCCGACTGACACCAGTGACAAAAGACCTAAATAA
- the der gene encoding ribosome biogenesis GTPase Der, whose translation MSNIIAIVGRPNVGKSTLFNRLTESRKAIVDDFSGVTRDRHYGKAEWTDKEFTVIDTGGYVANSEDVFEAAIREQVVIAIEEATVLVFMVDVTTGITDLDDEIASLLRRSKKPVFVVVNKVDNHQLENDATVFYGFGLGEIYTISSMTGSGTGELLDQIITHFEDVVEEENALPKITIVGRPNVGKSSLINALIGKDRNIVTPIAGTTRDSIHIHYNQFGHEFMFIDTAGLRKKTKVKENIEFYSVMRTIKALEEADVVMLMIDAEDGLESQDVNIFHLAEKNKKGIVILVNKWDLIEKNNKTIKEFEDQIRTKLQPFTDVPIVFISVLNKQRIFKTIETALEVHKNRSKKIPTSKLNDVMLPIIENYPPPALKGKYIKVKYVTQINATSPMFAFFCNLPQYIKEPYKRFIENKLREHFDFSGVPIQIYFRQK comes from the coding sequence ATGAGCAATATTATCGCAATTGTCGGAAGACCAAACGTAGGCAAATCTACCCTTTTTAACCGCTTAACAGAAAGTCGCAAAGCTATTGTAGATGATTTTAGCGGTGTAACTCGCGACAGACATTATGGTAAAGCAGAGTGGACTGACAAGGAATTTACCGTTATTGATACTGGTGGTTATGTAGCCAATTCTGAAGATGTTTTTGAAGCTGCCATTCGCGAGCAGGTTGTAATTGCCATTGAAGAAGCAACTGTATTGGTATTCATGGTTGATGTAACTACAGGCATTACAGATTTAGATGATGAAATTGCTTCACTTTTACGTCGAAGTAAAAAACCTGTATTTGTTGTGGTAAACAAAGTTGATAATCATCAATTAGAAAATGATGCAACTGTATTTTACGGTTTTGGTTTAGGTGAAATTTACACCATCTCTTCTATGACAGGTTCTGGAACGGGAGAATTGTTAGATCAAATCATCACTCACTTTGAAGATGTAGTTGAAGAAGAAAACGCTTTACCTAAAATCACTATTGTTGGCCGCCCTAACGTTGGTAAATCTTCATTAATTAACGCTTTAATTGGCAAAGACCGTAATATCGTAACTCCAATCGCTGGTACAACCCGCGATTCAATCCATATTCACTACAATCAGTTTGGTCACGAATTCATGTTCATTGACACTGCTGGTTTGCGTAAAAAAACGAAGGTAAAAGAGAACATCGAATTTTATTCGGTTATGCGTACCATCAAAGCTTTAGAAGAAGCTGATGTTGTAATGCTGATGATTGATGCGGAAGATGGTTTAGAGTCTCAAGATGTAAACATTTTCCACCTTGCCGAGAAGAACAAAAAAGGTATCGTGATTTTGGTTAACAAATGGGATTTAATTGAGAAGAACAATAAAACCATTAAAGAATTTGAAGACCAAATCCGCACTAAATTACAACCGTTTACAGATGTGCCGATTGTATTTATCTCGGTTTTAAACAAACAACGTATTTTCAAAACGATAGAAACGGCTTTAGAAGTTCATAAAAACCGTAGCAAGAAAATCCCAACTTCTAAGTTGAACGATGTGATGCTTCCGATTATCGAAAACTATCCACCACCTGCGTTAAAAGGAAAATACATTAAGGTAAAATATGTTACTCAAATCAACGCAACCTCTCCAATGTTTGCATTTTTCTGTAACCTGCCTCAATATATTAAAGAGCCTTATAAGCGTTTCATAGAGAATAAATTGCGTGAGCATTTCGATTTTTCTGGCGTACCGATACAAATTTATTTTAGACAAAAATAG
- the era gene encoding GTPase Era, producing the protein MSHKAGFVSIIGKPNVGKSTLMNALVGEKLSIITPKAQTTRHRILGIVNEDEFQIVFSDTPGIIKPLYGLQDSMMSAVSGALSDADLILFVTDIHEKHDENDVLEKIINTTIPMVVLLNKIDNATQEQVDEKFAYWQEKLNPKHIYAISALHKYNLEGILPMILENIPEHPAYYDKEELTDRSQRFFVSEIIREKIFFNYKKEIPYSTEVIVTAFKEEESKGGPMVRITAEIIVERDSQKNILIGTGGAMLKKVGMEARKDIEAFLESKVFLETFVKVIPDWRSKKNYLKSFGYDS; encoded by the coding sequence ATGTCACATAAAGCTGGTTTTGTAAGTATCATCGGGAAGCCAAATGTTGGTAAATCTACCCTAATGAATGCCCTAGTGGGTGAAAAGCTTTCTATCATTACACCAAAAGCGCAAACCACTCGTCACCGAATTTTAGGAATTGTGAACGAAGATGAGTTTCAAATTGTATTTTCAGACACGCCCGGCATCATAAAACCGCTTTACGGATTGCAAGATTCGATGATGAGCGCCGTAAGTGGAGCACTTAGTGATGCAGATTTAATTCTTTTTGTAACAGACATTCACGAGAAACATGACGAGAATGATGTACTAGAAAAAATCATCAATACCACCATCCCTATGGTTGTGTTATTAAATAAAATTGACAACGCCACACAAGAACAAGTAGATGAGAAGTTTGCTTACTGGCAAGAGAAATTAAACCCTAAACATATCTACGCTATTTCTGCCCTGCATAAATATAATTTAGAGGGCATATTGCCAATGATTTTGGAGAACATCCCAGAACACCCGGCATATTATGATAAAGAAGAATTAACAGACCGCAGTCAACGTTTCTTCGTTTCTGAGATTATTCGTGAGAAAATCTTCTTTAACTACAAAAAGGAAATTCCTTATAGCACAGAAGTAATCGTAACTGCTTTTAAAGAAGAAGAAAGTAAAGGCGGACCAATGGTTCGCATCACTGCAGAAATTATAGTAGAGCGAGATTCGCAAAAGAACATATTAATTGGTACTGGTGGAGCAATGCTGAAAAAAGTGGGTATGGAAGCCAGAAAAGACATCGAAGCGTTTTTAGAGAGCAAGGTATTCTTGGAAACTTTCGTTAAGGTTATACCAGACTGGAGAAGTAAAAAGAATTATTTGAAGAGTTTCGGCTACGATAGCTAG
- the murQ gene encoding N-acetylmuramic acid 6-phosphate etherase — protein sequence MNRITEQESKYNDIDKMSVLEILTNINNEDKLVPLAVEKALPQIEKLASAVAERMSKGGRLFYIGAGTSGRLGVVDASECPPTFGVSFDTVVGIIAGGDTAIRRAVEFAEDNETQAWVDLQEYQINEKDCLVGLAASGTTPYVIGGLNTARKYGVLTGCIICNDGGPIVAESDFPVEVVVGPEFLTGSTRMKSGTAQKLVLNMLSTTVMIRLGRVKGNKMVDMQLTNHKLVDRGTQMVMKELNIGHDEAADLLNKYGSVRKAVEASK from the coding sequence ATGAACAGAATAACCGAACAAGAATCTAAGTATAATGATATTGATAAAATGTCTGTTCTAGAGATTTTGACAAACATCAACAACGAAGATAAATTAGTTCCACTAGCCGTAGAAAAAGCATTGCCTCAAATAGAAAAACTAGCTTCGGCCGTTGCCGAAAGAATGAGTAAAGGTGGTCGTCTTTTTTACATTGGCGCTGGCACAAGTGGTCGTTTAGGCGTGGTTGATGCATCTGAATGCCCTCCAACGTTCGGCGTATCCTTTGACACTGTAGTTGGAATTATTGCTGGCGGCGATACGGCTATTAGGAGAGCTGTTGAATTTGCCGAAGACAATGAAACACAAGCTTGGGTAGATTTACAAGAATATCAAATTAATGAGAAAGACTGTTTAGTAGGCCTTGCTGCCTCTGGCACTACTCCTTACGTAATTGGCGGATTAAACACAGCTCGTAAATATGGCGTTTTAACAGGTTGCATCATTTGTAATGATGGCGGACCAATTGTAGCTGAATCTGATTTTCCAGTTGAAGTAGTTGTTGGTCCTGAGTTTTTAACGGGCTCAACAAGAATGAAATCTGGCACTGCTCAAAAATTGGTTTTAAATATGCTGAGCACAACTGTGATGATTAGATTGGGTAGAGTTAAAGGCAATAAAATGGTTGATATGCAGTTAACTAACCACAAGCTGGTAGATAGAGGTACGCAGATGGTGATGAAGGAATTGAATATTGGTCACGACGAAGCTGCAGATTTATTAAACAAATACGGAAGCGTTCGCAAGGCTGTTGAGGCAAGTAAATAA
- a CDS encoding GNAT family N-acetyltransferase encodes MQNHLEIVNSTAEDLTTIFEFYDMAVAHQKKVSDKHWQGFDVELIKNEISEQRQYKILVDGKVACVFLVTFNDPQIWEEKDKDLAIYLHRIVTHPNFRGHGFVNIITNWAKAYAKNQQLQFVRLDTWADNEKLFIHYTNCGFNHVGSIKIGADSGLPKHYEGIALNLFEIEV; translated from the coding sequence ATGCAAAATCACCTAGAAATTGTAAACAGCACAGCTGAAGATTTAACTACCATATTTGAGTTTTATGATATGGCTGTGGCTCACCAGAAAAAGGTCTCTGATAAGCACTGGCAAGGATTTGATGTTGAGCTAATCAAAAATGAGATCTCGGAGCAAAGACAATATAAAATATTAGTCGACGGAAAAGTAGCTTGTGTGTTCCTAGTTACCTTTAACGACCCACAAATTTGGGAAGAGAAAGACAAAGACTTGGCTATCTATCTTCATCGCATTGTTACCCATCCAAATTTTAGGGGGCATGGTTTTGTAAATATCATTACCAATTGGGCAAAGGCTTATGCTAAAAACCAGCAACTTCAATTTGTAAGATTAGATACTTGGGCAGATAATGAAAAACTATTTATCCATTACACCAATTGCGGTTTTAACCATGTTGGTAGTATTAAGATAGGAGCCGATAGCGGATTGCCAAAACATTATGAAGGGATTGCCTTGAATCTTTTTGAGATAGAGGTTTGA